GCAGAATCTCACTGGAAAACCTGCGGCAGCACCGGAAGTAGTAAATGGTAGTAGgaagaaaacaataagatGTTCTACTTATTCATCaccaagcaagaaaaaattggaattGCAAAATGATGGAGATCGGAGTGTAAAGGAGGAAATACAAAACTACACGTGGAGATCATCATCAGGTGATCATCATCCAGAGAAGATAAATAGTTTCTTGGATGGTTTCTCAGATTTGGATGGCTTTATTGAAGATTTAAGTAGTGaatttccttctcttcattcatCGAGCTCTTCCGCTCCATCCCCTTGGATGCATTTGGAGATGCATGATCAGTAGTACCATTCATATATTCTGGTTAAGAATATTCTCGCTCaggatctctctctctctctctctctctctctctctctcttctgagAACATCTCTCTTTTAGTCACCTGCTTCATGTTAGATAAGCAAGGAGACTATGTAGTTATATGCTCATTGTTTATTTCTTACTTTCGTTTTTGTGTTGGGCAGTTGCAATTAATTATAGTACTTAATTTGCAAACTTTCTGCATGTATTCTTctagtttatttttctttagatCAGCTCCATTTCAAGACCAATGCGATGATCATGTGATCTGTTCCCATGTATATTAGCGTGTAGGCTTCTTTTTACTGTGGTGGAACTAGGATGGGGTAAATTGGGAATTGCATTTTTTAATATCTTTTTAAAAGTGGAGGGTAAATTGGGATTTGTGAGGAGGGTCCTCCTTAGTTTTAATTCTGATCCAACAAGAAGAATATTTGTTTCAAACTGGATAATATCATATAAGTTTTGTGGACATGAACTTAGTCAAGTGGGTTAGAGCGAATGTGTTCCCTAAATTATGAGTCCTGTTTCTGACACTTTTGGGGTCTCCGAGGGTGAGACCCATGGGATGGCATACTGGCCCATAatcctttctttattttgtttgtgcaTGGACGACCTTCCTTCTCCTTGTTTAGACTTGAGCGGTTTAAGGGAAGGTTGATTATGTCCTACCAATCATTTGGGTCCGGTCACTTCCTCAAGTGGTCTGCGTCTGAGTCTCttagggcatgtttggtaggCCTCACTATGCCTCACTGGACTGGATTGTGTTAAATAACACTTaaaacccatgtttggtaaggaATGAGATTAACTTAAATGAGACTGCATAGTCCAACAGTGAAAAAATAACCGGACTCGCATGTCTAATTCAGTGAGCCCCAAATGCAGTTCGCAAAATAGCACCATCGCTATTTTGAACACACGAGTCCGGCTGGATTTCCTTACGCCTTGAATCaaaacaccaccaccacagaCCCAATCGACAGACTCTGGCAATGCCCAGCTCTCCCTCTTCTCCCCCGAATTTGTTCTCCCTCATGACCACCACCCGCAAGCCACACACAGACCCATCTCTCTTCGCCACCACAGCCACCCGCAAAACCCAGAACCATCTCTCTTCGCCATCTCTGTCAGACCACCACCATCAAACCCATAACCAGCTGCCAGAGACCCAATCGAACCATCATCACCACCCAATCAGTCAAACAAAGCATCATCACCACCCATAAACAGCCACCACATACTCAGTTCAACAACCATCATCACCTAATTAAACCACCACAACCATTAATTAGTGGAaccagaaagagagaggggtgAGTGTTTGCAGCCACCACATATCCAGAAGTGGATATGGCTATCTTAAAAGTTGGGGTGCAGCATGAAGAGAGAGTGAAAAGgaatgaaggaagaagaaaagagaggaaagaatagaaagaaaaaaagaaatagaaggaACGGCctggaaaggaagaaagaaaaaaaaaaaaaaaa
Above is a window of Prunus persica cultivar Lovell chromosome G2, Prunus_persica_NCBIv2, whole genome shotgun sequence DNA encoding:
- the LOC18784580 gene encoding VQ motif-containing protein 25; this translates as MEKMMKKPQYSSCNPSSSSSKLGMHNDSHKISKTAGKPKIRIIHVFAPEIIKTDVANFRELVQNLTGKPAAAPEVVNGSRKKTIRCSTYSSPSKKKLELQNDGDRSVKEEIQNYTWRSSSGDHHPEKINSFLDGFSDLDGFIEDLSSEFPSLHSSSSSAPSPWMHLEMHDQ